A portion of the Streptomyces erythrochromogenes genome contains these proteins:
- a CDS encoding DUF4190 domain-containing protein, which yields MSIPPSPPPGPGHSWPPPSSQPGWGWGPPLGHGSQPPALNGFALASLLAGLLCFPPLGIAFGIAALVQIAKKGDRGKVLAITGLVVSVVMTGVMVFALGRLAEAAPGRLDGLTEYTEVEGELRDIDDLKAGDCFNVPGGDLFDERPLMYAVDCSRVHHGEVTASRTVGAADAPDSSEADRAWEDACWKAQDEYAMDTWALPEFAEMFYYAPSRQSWREGDRRLLCVIGTTEEEWRGSLRRDAGMLKPEQAAFLRAANGVEFVMSRPPEEDVDDALQKHQAWAREMHAALGEEAKVLQQDATRPGLEKAAPAQLKEIEAARAAWQRASQARTGTEFDRLWDRALAAMSLETEKALRGAYGLSTEVPRWLEDSPEDTEDPEVGSARLPSSRSV from the coding sequence TTGAGCATCCCGCCGAGTCCTCCTCCCGGACCGGGCCACTCCTGGCCCCCGCCGTCGTCGCAGCCGGGGTGGGGATGGGGACCGCCGCTCGGCCACGGGTCGCAGCCGCCGGCGCTCAACGGCTTCGCCCTCGCCTCGCTCCTCGCCGGACTGCTCTGCTTCCCGCCGCTCGGCATCGCCTTCGGCATCGCGGCGCTCGTGCAGATCGCGAAGAAGGGCGACCGGGGCAAGGTCCTGGCGATCACGGGGCTCGTGGTCTCCGTCGTGATGACGGGCGTGATGGTCTTCGCCCTCGGCCGGTTGGCGGAGGCGGCTCCCGGCCGGCTCGACGGGCTGACCGAGTACACCGAAGTCGAGGGCGAACTCAGGGACATCGACGACCTGAAGGCGGGCGACTGCTTCAACGTCCCCGGCGGGGACCTGTTCGACGAGCGGCCCCTCATGTACGCGGTCGACTGCTCCCGCGTGCACCACGGCGAGGTCACCGCGTCGAGGACGGTGGGCGCCGCGGACGCCCCCGATTCGAGCGAGGCCGACCGGGCGTGGGAGGACGCCTGCTGGAAGGCCCAGGACGAGTACGCGATGGACACCTGGGCCCTGCCCGAGTTCGCGGAGATGTTCTACTACGCGCCCTCGCGCCAGTCCTGGCGGGAGGGGGACCGGCGGCTGCTGTGCGTGATCGGCACGACGGAGGAGGAGTGGCGCGGCAGCCTGCGCCGGGACGCGGGCATGCTGAAGCCGGAGCAGGCGGCCTTCCTGCGGGCGGCCAACGGCGTGGAGTTCGTCATGAGCCGGCCGCCCGAGGAGGACGTCGACGACGCGCTCCAGAAGCACCAGGCGTGGGCGCGCGAGATGCATGCGGCGCTGGGCGAGGAGGCGAAGGTCCTCCAGCAGGACGCGACCCGGCCGGGGCTGGAGAAGGCCGCTCCGGCGCAGCTCAAGGAGATCGAGGCGGCCCGCGCGGCCTGGCAGCGCGCCTCCCAGGCGCGGACGGGGACGGAGTTCGACCGGCTGTGGGACCGGGCGCTGGCTGCGATGTCCCTGGAGACGGAGAAGGCGCTGCGCGGCGCGTACGGGCTTTCGACGGAGGTTCCGCGGTGGCTGGAGGACAGCCCGGAGGACACGGAGGACCCGGAGGTCGGGTCCGCCCGGCTGCCCTCGTCGCGGTCGGTGTGA
- a CDS encoding S8 family peptidase, which produces MPVMRHRRRKIAGISATAVVALALGSAAAALPASAADSGARGVVQNAGAPGTVPNSYIVTLKDTAPRSTTASGKLVAKKYGAKIDRTYSAALNGYSVEVSQAQAEKLAGDPAVQSVVQNRTFTVNATQPGPPSWGLDRVDQRALPLNQSYTYPDKAGEGVTAYVLDTGVRITHQDFGGRASYGYDAIDNDNTAQDGHGHGTHVAGTVAGGAYGVAKKAKIVGVRVLDNNGSGTTAQVVAGIDWVTRNAVKPAVANMSLGGGADTALDTAVRNSIASGITYAVAAGNESANASTKSPARVAEAITVGATTNTDAKASYSNYGAALDIFAPGSSITSAWGTGDYATNTINGTSMATPHVAGAAAVYLSQNPASTPAQVATALIGSATPNVVGGPGTGSPNRLLHVTALGPVPPGKRFENTTDRAIGDKATVESSIAVSGVVGSAPTTLKVPVDIKHTYIGDLKVDLVAPDGTVYTLHNRSGEGADNIIRTFTVNASSETAPNGTWKLRVNDNSDGDTGKIDSWALQF; this is translated from the coding sequence ATGCCAGTGATGCGTCACAGGCGCCGGAAGATCGCCGGTATCAGCGCGACCGCGGTCGTGGCCCTCGCACTGGGCTCGGCCGCCGCCGCACTGCCCGCCTCGGCCGCCGACAGCGGTGCGCGGGGCGTGGTCCAGAACGCCGGGGCCCCCGGGACCGTGCCCAACAGCTACATCGTGACGCTGAAGGACACCGCGCCCCGCTCGACCACCGCGAGCGGCAAGCTCGTCGCCAAGAAGTACGGCGCGAAGATCGACCGGACCTACAGCGCGGCCCTCAACGGCTACTCCGTCGAGGTCTCCCAGGCGCAGGCCGAGAAGCTCGCCGGGGACCCGGCGGTCCAGTCGGTCGTGCAGAACCGCACCTTCACCGTCAACGCCACGCAGCCCGGCCCGCCGTCCTGGGGCCTGGACCGCGTCGACCAGCGCGCGCTGCCGCTGAACCAGAGCTACACCTACCCGGACAAGGCGGGCGAGGGCGTCACCGCGTACGTCCTCGACACCGGTGTCCGCATCACGCACCAGGACTTCGGCGGGCGCGCCTCCTACGGCTACGACGCCATCGACAACGACAACACCGCCCAGGACGGCCACGGCCACGGCACGCACGTCGCCGGCACCGTCGCGGGCGGAGCGTACGGCGTGGCCAAGAAGGCCAAGATCGTCGGCGTCCGCGTCCTCGACAACAACGGCTCCGGCACGACCGCCCAGGTCGTCGCCGGCATCGACTGGGTGACCCGCAACGCCGTCAAGCCGGCCGTCGCCAACATGTCCCTCGGCGGCGGCGCGGACACCGCGCTCGACACGGCCGTCCGCAACTCCATAGCCTCCGGCATCACCTACGCCGTGGCCGCGGGCAACGAGTCGGCCAACGCCTCCACCAAGTCCCCGGCGCGCGTCGCCGAGGCGATCACCGTCGGCGCCACCACGAACACCGACGCCAAGGCGAGCTACTCCAACTACGGCGCGGCCCTGGACATCTTCGCGCCGGGCTCCTCCATCACCTCCGCGTGGGGTACGGGCGACTACGCGACCAACACCATCAACGGCACCTCGATGGCCACGCCGCACGTCGCGGGCGCGGCCGCCGTCTACCTGTCGCAGAACCCGGCCAGCACCCCGGCCCAGGTGGCCACGGCGCTGATCGGCTCCGCGACCCCGAACGTGGTGGGCGGCCCCGGTACCGGTTCGCCGAACCGCCTGCTCCACGTCACCGCCTTGGGCCCCGTCCCGCCGGGCAAGCGCTTCGAGAACACCACCGACCGCGCGATCGGCGACAAGGCGACCGTCGAGTCCTCGATCGCCGTCAGCGGTGTGGTGGGCAGCGCCCCGACGACGCTGAAGGTCCCGGTCGACATCAAGCACACGTACATCGGTGACCTGAAGGTCGACCTGGTCGCGCCCGACGGCACCGTCTACACGCTGCACAACCGCTCCGGCGAGGGCGCCGACAACATCATCAGGACCTTCACGGTGAACGCCTCCTCCGAGACGGCGCCGAACGGCACGTGGAAGCTCCGGGTGAACGACAACTCCGACGGCGACACCGGGAAGATCGATTCCTGGGCCCTGCAGTTCTGA
- a CDS encoding threonine synthase, with protein MTHAPPGYVCSEDGTRADVRTAPWGCPLCGGPWDLDFTPDPDAALEPSAGPNSLWRYGPVLPLPGAFSISLAEGHTPLIPLGERVHAKLDFLMPTLSFKDRGAVMLVELARRLAPQRVVADSSGNAGTSVAAYCARAGLDCEIFVPEGTSEKKTEQMRAHGAVVRVVPGGREAAALAARKEADAPGVFYASHVFNPYFLHGTKTYVYEVWEEMGRRLPEALVVPVGNGTLLLGAALATQELARRGVRPPALIAVQSEAVAPLAEAFAAGSDDAAPVEQRPTLAEGIAIPAPPRARQILAAVRESGGTFVTVPDDRLREAQRDLARRGLFVEPTAAACWAAVGPTSATDPLQGRTAVIPLCGAGAKTGLAP; from the coding sequence ATGACGCACGCACCCCCCGGTTACGTCTGCTCCGAGGACGGTACACGCGCCGACGTCCGGACCGCTCCTTGGGGGTGCCCTCTGTGCGGCGGGCCCTGGGACCTCGATTTCACGCCGGACCCGGACGCGGCGCTCGAACCGTCCGCCGGACCGAACTCGCTGTGGCGGTACGGGCCGGTGCTGCCGCTGCCGGGGGCGTTCTCCATCTCCCTGGCGGAGGGGCACACTCCGCTGATCCCGCTCGGGGAACGGGTTCACGCCAAGCTCGACTTCCTGATGCCGACCCTGTCCTTCAAGGACCGGGGCGCCGTGATGCTCGTGGAGCTCGCCCGCCGGCTGGCGCCGCAGCGCGTCGTGGCGGACAGCAGCGGCAACGCCGGGACGTCGGTGGCGGCGTACTGCGCACGGGCCGGCCTCGACTGCGAAATCTTCGTGCCCGAGGGGACATCGGAGAAGAAGACCGAGCAGATGCGGGCACACGGCGCGGTCGTCCGGGTGGTCCCGGGCGGCCGCGAGGCCGCGGCACTGGCCGCCCGCAAGGAGGCGGACGCCCCCGGCGTCTTCTACGCGAGCCACGTGTTCAACCCGTACTTCCTGCACGGGACCAAGACCTACGTGTACGAGGTGTGGGAGGAGATGGGCCGGCGGCTGCCCGAGGCGCTGGTGGTCCCGGTGGGCAACGGCACGCTGCTGCTCGGGGCCGCGCTGGCGACGCAGGAGCTGGCCCGACGCGGCGTCAGGCCGCCGGCCCTGATCGCGGTCCAGTCGGAGGCGGTGGCCCCGCTCGCGGAGGCGTTCGCGGCGGGCTCGGACGATGCCGCTCCGGTGGAACAGCGGCCGACCCTGGCCGAGGGGATCGCGATCCCTGCGCCGCCGCGCGCCCGCCAGATCCTGGCCGCGGTCCGGGAATCCGGCGGCACCTTCGTGACGGTTCCGGACGACCGGCTGCGCGAGGCCCAGCGGGACCTGGCCCGGCGCGGCCTCTTCGTGGAACCGACGGCCGCGGCCTGCTGGGCGGCGGTGGGCCCCACGTCCGCGACCGACCCCTTGCAGGGCCGCACGGCGGTCATCCCCCTCTGCGGCGCGGGCGCGAAAACGGGCCTGGCCCCGTAG
- a CDS encoding isocitrate lyase/PEP mutase family protein codes for MSTHIGLAAKATAFAALHTPAAPLALANAWDVASARIVEATGAPAVATTSAGVAWSLGSPDGDALARDRALDLIARVTAAVSVPVTADIEGGFGADPAAVGETVAGVIAAGAVGINIEDGTRAPAEQAERLAAARAAADAAGVPLYINARIDTYLKGLGEPADRLDETLARATAYLRAGASGVFVPGVLDPAVVAELAKGIDAPLNILLGPDAPTVAALGTLGVSRVSLGSWVAEAAYALVRRAAEELITEGTYGSLARSLPYGELNNLLKD; via the coding sequence ATGAGCACCCACATCGGCCTCGCCGCCAAAGCCACCGCGTTCGCCGCGCTGCACACCCCCGCCGCCCCCCTCGCCCTGGCGAACGCCTGGGACGTCGCGAGCGCCCGCATCGTGGAGGCCACCGGCGCCCCCGCCGTCGCCACCACCAGCGCGGGCGTCGCCTGGTCCCTCGGCTCGCCGGACGGCGACGCGCTCGCCCGCGACCGCGCCCTCGACCTGATCGCCCGCGTGACCGCCGCCGTGTCCGTGCCGGTCACCGCCGACATCGAGGGCGGCTTCGGCGCAGACCCGGCCGCCGTCGGCGAGACCGTCGCGGGGGTCATCGCCGCCGGCGCGGTCGGGATCAACATCGAGGACGGCACCCGCGCCCCCGCCGAGCAGGCCGAGCGCCTGGCGGCCGCCCGCGCCGCGGCCGACGCCGCCGGGGTCCCGCTCTACATCAACGCCCGGATCGACACCTACCTCAAGGGCCTGGGCGAGCCCGCCGACCGCCTCGACGAGACCCTCGCCCGCGCCACCGCCTACCTCCGGGCGGGAGCCAGCGGCGTCTTCGTGCCCGGCGTCCTCGACCCGGCCGTCGTCGCCGAGCTGGCCAAGGGCATCGACGCCCCCCTCAACATCCTCCTCGGCCCCGACGCCCCGACCGTCGCCGCCCTCGGCACCCTCGGCGTCTCCCGCGTCAGCCTCGGCTCCTGGGTGGCCGAAGCGGCGTACGCGCTCGTCCGCCGCGCCGCCGAAGAGCTGATCACCGAGGGGACCTACGGATCGCTCGCGCGATCGCTCCCGTACGGCGAGCTGAACAACCTGCTCAAGGACTGA
- a CDS encoding EamA family transporter codes for MSTSTPVDGRAAATSHGRITGAVWTALALVYVVWGSTYLGIRIVVETMPPFLSAGARFVTAGLLLAAMVAWRHGPAALRATRAQLGSAVLVGLLLILGGNGLVVLAETSVPSGLAALLVAAVPMWVVVLRTATGDRPPARTLAGVLVGLAGLAVLTSPGLSGTVRLSGVLLVVVASVLWSLGSFSASKLSLPGNPFTGSAYQMLAGGIAGVVVGLLRGEHRGLDPASFSTASWLALGYLVLFGSLVGFTAYVWLLQAAPLSLVATYAYVNPVVAVALGALILDEALTWPILVGGAIVVAAVVVIVSTERRKR; via the coding sequence ATGAGCACCTCAACCCCGGTGGACGGCAGAGCCGCGGCCACCTCGCACGGCAGGATCACCGGAGCGGTCTGGACCGCACTGGCCCTCGTCTACGTCGTGTGGGGCTCGACCTACCTCGGCATCCGGATCGTCGTCGAGACGATGCCGCCCTTCCTCTCCGCGGGAGCCCGCTTCGTCACCGCCGGCCTGCTGCTGGCCGCCATGGTCGCCTGGCGCCACGGGCCGGCCGCGCTCCGGGCCACCCGGGCGCAGCTCGGCTCGGCGGTCCTGGTCGGCCTGCTGCTGATCCTCGGCGGCAACGGCCTGGTCGTGCTCGCCGAGACCTCCGTGCCGTCCGGCCTGGCCGCACTGCTGGTGGCGGCGGTGCCCATGTGGGTCGTGGTGCTGCGAACGGCCACCGGGGACCGGCCCCCGGCCCGCACCCTGGCCGGGGTGCTCGTCGGCCTCGCCGGGCTCGCGGTACTGACCAGCCCCGGGCTGAGCGGCACCGTACGGCTGTCGGGGGTGCTGCTGGTGGTGGTGGCGTCGGTGCTGTGGTCCCTGGGGTCCTTCTCCGCCTCGAAGCTGTCCCTGCCCGGCAATCCCTTCACGGGCAGCGCCTACCAGATGCTCGCCGGCGGAATCGCGGGCGTGGTCGTCGGCCTGCTGCGCGGCGAGCACCGCGGTCTGGACCCCGCGTCCTTCTCCACCGCCTCCTGGCTGGCCCTGGGCTACCTGGTCCTCTTCGGCTCGCTCGTCGGTTTCACCGCGTACGTGTGGCTCCTGCAGGCAGCGCCGCTGTCCCTGGTGGCCACCTACGCGTACGTCAATCCGGTCGTCGCCGTCGCCCTCGGCGCGCTCATCCTCGACGAGGCCCTGACCTGGCCGATCCTGGTCGGCGGCGCGATCGTCGTGGCGGCGGTGGTCGTGATCGTCAGCACGGAGCGCAGGAAGCGGTAG
- a CDS encoding trypsin-like serine peptidase produces MKGASAAAAAGIAAVCAMAFMKAPGEPPVLPFPTVGVLMAGGEHWCTASVVDSPKGNVVATAAHCVAPAGEDGQPGEVAHDGLAIGELSFAPAFSGEGDGTQPLGVWKVKAIHVDDRWTKWGEDTADFAFLTIDPDEDGRSVQEAVGGRAEAPRPEWTSGYERDVTVVGYPESEHNPENRPVSCTTQTRHDDDDPDMLYMSCAGFWTGTSGSPWIADRGGADPAGHLIGVLSGGDTDVDSTAALFDERAKALYERAARD; encoded by the coding sequence GTGAAGGGGGCATCGGCGGCCGCCGCCGCGGGCATCGCGGCGGTGTGCGCCATGGCCTTCATGAAGGCGCCCGGCGAGCCGCCGGTGCTCCCCTTCCCCACCGTCGGAGTGCTCATGGCGGGCGGCGAGCACTGGTGCACCGCGAGCGTCGTCGACAGCCCGAAGGGCAATGTCGTCGCCACCGCCGCGCACTGCGTCGCCCCCGCCGGCGAGGACGGACAGCCCGGCGAGGTGGCTCACGACGGCCTGGCCATCGGCGAGCTCTCCTTCGCCCCGGCCTTCTCCGGCGAGGGCGACGGCACCCAGCCGCTGGGGGTGTGGAAGGTCAAGGCGATCCACGTGGACGACCGCTGGACCAAGTGGGGCGAGGACACCGCCGACTTCGCCTTCCTCACCATCGATCCGGACGAGGACGGGCGCAGCGTCCAGGAGGCCGTCGGCGGCCGCGCCGAGGCGCCCAGGCCCGAATGGACCTCCGGTTACGAGCGGGACGTCACCGTCGTCGGCTACCCGGAGTCCGAGCACAACCCGGAGAACAGGCCCGTCTCCTGCACGACGCAGACCCGTCACGACGATGACGACCCCGACATGCTCTACATGAGCTGCGCGGGCTTCTGGACGGGTACGAGCGGCAGCCCGTGGATCGCCGACCGGGGCGGGGCGGATCCCGCCGGGCACCTGATCGGAGTGCTGAGCGGCGGGGACACCGACGTGGACTCGACGGCCGCGCTGTTCGACGAGCGGGCGAAGGCGCTGTACGAGCGGGCCGCACGGGACTGA
- a CDS encoding alpha/beta hydrolase, with product MTTGRRRPHRLRLLLISGGLALTLAGGAAAYKFGLFSDIGDPVSFGKVQEKTATASEALPEVLMPTGPAASFVRTSRLPDGTQIGKATLTGKKSGFTGDVWVWVPKEYDDPKYAKSGFPVLISLPGGRGYPTNYWGTGPGLGLQQAVSDGAQSGKSLPFILIMPVTNADTKHHFDGSDIPGQPKMGTWMADDVPDFAKANFRTFTSRDGWAFMGSSAGGFNGFKQLLKYPDRFKAAIASGTDIVPDSPLWNGNTQAMDQNNPEKLAAKLIDTGGPDVYINFQIGTKETGREQAEKFMKEYGKGPVHTSLQVIQDGEHNGKSYVRGMREGSLEWISKVMKGPTPDPGVR from the coding sequence ATGACCACGGGTCGCCGCCGCCCCCACCGCCTGCGCCTGCTTCTGATCAGCGGCGGTCTCGCGCTCACCCTCGCCGGGGGCGCAGCAGCGTACAAGTTCGGCCTCTTCTCGGACATAGGGGATCCGGTCTCCTTCGGCAAGGTCCAGGAGAAGACGGCCACCGCCTCCGAGGCCCTGCCGGAGGTGCTCATGCCCACCGGTCCGGCGGCCTCGTTCGTCCGCACCAGCCGGCTGCCCGACGGCACCCAGATCGGCAAGGCCACCCTCACGGGCAAGAAGTCCGGCTTCACGGGCGACGTGTGGGTGTGGGTGCCGAAGGAGTACGACGATCCGAAGTACGCCAAGAGCGGCTTCCCGGTCCTGATCTCCCTGCCCGGCGGCCGCGGCTACCCCACGAACTACTGGGGAACGGGCCCGGGCCTCGGCCTGCAGCAGGCGGTCAGCGACGGGGCCCAGTCGGGGAAGAGCCTGCCCTTCATCCTGATCATGCCGGTGACCAACGCGGACACCAAGCACCACTTCGACGGATCGGACATCCCCGGCCAGCCCAAGATGGGCACCTGGATGGCGGATGACGTCCCCGATTTCGCGAAGGCCAATTTCCGCACCTTCACCTCCCGCGACGGGTGGGCCTTCATGGGCTCCTCGGCCGGCGGATTCAACGGCTTCAAGCAGCTCCTGAAGTACCCCGACCGGTTCAAGGCGGCCATCGCGAGCGGCACCGACATCGTGCCCGACTCCCCGCTCTGGAACGGGAACACGCAGGCCATGGACCAGAACAACCCCGAGAAGCTCGCCGCGAAGCTGATCGACACGGGCGGTCCCGACGTCTACATCAACTTCCAGATCGGCACCAAGGAGACCGGTCGCGAGCAGGCCGAGAAGTTCATGAAGGAGTACGGCAAGGGACCCGTGCACACCTCGCTCCAGGTGATCCAGGATGGTGAGCACAACGGAAAGTCGTACGTGCGCGGCATGAGGGAGGGCTCCCTGGAGTGGATCAGCAAGGTGATGAAGGGACCGACACCCGATCCCGGCGTGCGATGA
- a CDS encoding alpha/beta hydrolase, translated as MWISAVVALALLLGGGGFAAWKLDWFSGNGEAVTFGKNPPPAAGKSDPGTPAAEAKPSGDPDVLMPTGPKSDFKQTTKLDDGTIIAKTRLTGAKSGFEGDVWVWAPKEYDDPKYAKSGFPVLIALPGGNGFPANYWSDRSLGLQKAISEGAQAGTSLPFIVIMPVLNPDAKYYYDGSDIPGQAKMGTWMAEDVPAFAKANFRTYKSRDGWAFMGSSSGAFVGMKTVLQHPDKFKAVIASGGEIVPDSPLWKGHQAEMDANNPEKLAQKLIDTKGPEVYINFQIGTKESGKERMTKFQQQYGKGPIKMTIRDIQNGEHNGWHYVRGMKEGSLEWISKVLKAPKPEAG; from the coding sequence ATATGGATCAGCGCCGTGGTCGCCCTCGCGCTGCTCCTCGGCGGCGGCGGTTTCGCCGCCTGGAAGCTCGACTGGTTCTCGGGCAACGGCGAGGCCGTGACCTTCGGCAAGAACCCGCCCCCGGCCGCGGGCAAGTCGGACCCGGGCACACCGGCCGCCGAGGCCAAGCCCTCCGGCGACCCCGACGTGCTGATGCCGACCGGCCCGAAGTCGGACTTCAAGCAGACCACCAAGCTCGACGACGGCACGATCATCGCGAAGACCCGCCTCACGGGCGCGAAGTCCGGCTTCGAGGGCGACGTGTGGGTGTGGGCGCCCAAGGAGTACGACGACCCGAAGTACGCCAAGAGCGGCTTCCCGGTGCTCATCGCGCTTCCCGGCGGCAACGGCTTCCCGGCCAACTACTGGTCCGACCGCAGCCTCGGCCTGCAGAAGGCCATCAGCGAGGGTGCCCAGGCCGGCACCAGCCTGCCGTTCATCGTGATCATGCCGGTGCTCAACCCGGACGCCAAGTACTACTACGACGGCTCCGACATCCCCGGCCAGGCCAAGATGGGGACGTGGATGGCCGAGGACGTCCCGGCCTTCGCCAAGGCCAACTTCCGCACCTACAAGTCCCGTGACGGCTGGGCCTTCATGGGCTCGTCCTCGGGCGCGTTCGTCGGCATGAAGACGGTCCTCCAGCACCCGGACAAGTTCAAGGCCGTCATCGCCAGCGGCGGCGAGATCGTCCCCGACTCCCCGCTGTGGAAGGGCCACCAGGCGGAGATGGACGCGAACAACCCGGAGAAGCTCGCCCAGAAGCTGATCGACACCAAGGGCCCCGAGGTCTACATCAACTTCCAGATCGGCACCAAGGAGTCCGGGAAGGAGCGGATGACGAAGTTCCAGCAGCAGTACGGCAAGGGGCCGATCAAGATGACCATCCGCGACATCCAGAACGGCGAGCACAACGGCTGGCACTACGTCCGGGGCATGAAGGAAGGCTCCCTGGAGTGGATCAGCAAGGTCCTGAAGGCGCCGAAGCCCGAGGCGGGCTGA
- a CDS encoding MarR family winged helix-turn-helix transcriptional regulator, translated as MTSMAPEERIGSHVKRAEQALLAAKNAACKPAAVTVPQYAALLWLAEKPGISAAALARLCGVTPPTMNTVLKNLQERGLIERTPHEWHRNVLETRLTDEGRAVMELADAGAVRVERALAAAFTGEERAQLIELLGRCAEALDAQR; from the coding sequence ATGACCTCCATGGCCCCCGAGGAGCGCATCGGCTCTCACGTCAAGCGCGCCGAGCAGGCACTCCTCGCGGCGAAGAACGCGGCCTGCAAGCCGGCCGCAGTAACGGTTCCGCAGTACGCGGCACTGCTCTGGCTCGCCGAGAAGCCCGGGATCTCGGCCGCCGCGCTCGCGCGCCTGTGCGGGGTGACCCCGCCGACCATGAACACCGTGCTGAAGAACCTCCAGGAGCGCGGGCTCATCGAGCGGACCCCGCACGAATGGCACCGCAACGTGCTGGAGACCCGGCTCACCGACGAGGGGCGGGCGGTCATGGAACTCGCGGACGCGGGCGCGGTCCGGGTGGAGCGGGCGCTCGCCGCCGCGTTCACCGGGGAGGAGCGGGCGCAGCTCATCGAACTGCTCGGGCGGTGCGCGGAGGCGCTCGACGCCCAGCGGTGA
- a CDS encoding SMP-30/gluconolactonase/LRE family protein → MKTTKMTKTNNKANRTAAKKSLLVAALAGTLALGAAAPAPALAGAGGPAGGARISTAFTLPGAKVYPEGIAADPRTRTVYVGSYADGTVYRARPGRAEAEVFLPSGTDGRHTANGLRVDALGRLWVTDSTAGVAVYDTATGTRLAHFEVAAGTAARFVNDLTITPDGTAYLTDSIRGVIYRVTPRQLAAGSGVLTEAYDLTPALRPRPAGAFRLNGITSDRAGRYLLTVDMTAGDLYRVDLRTGAVRRVALTGGDLKAADGLDLAPDGTLRVAHNVTNTLTRWQLGADGTRAGLTRTVTDPSLQIPTTLAHVPGRTLVVRSQFDKGGPMNPGTGTPTTFTVASVRGL, encoded by the coding sequence ATGAAGACGACGAAGATGACGAAGACGAACAACAAGGCCAACAGGACGGCTGCGAAGAAGTCGCTCCTGGTCGCGGCACTGGCCGGGACGCTCGCCCTCGGTGCGGCGGCGCCGGCTCCGGCCCTGGCCGGGGCGGGGGGCCCGGCGGGCGGCGCCCGGATATCCACCGCCTTCACCCTGCCCGGGGCGAAGGTCTACCCGGAGGGCATAGCCGCGGACCCCCGCACGCGCACGGTCTACGTCGGCTCGTACGCGGACGGCACGGTCTACCGGGCCCGGCCGGGGCGGGCGGAGGCCGAGGTGTTCCTGCCCTCCGGCACCGACGGCCGCCACACGGCCAACGGCCTGCGGGTCGACGCGCTCGGCCGGCTGTGGGTCACGGACTCCACCGCGGGCGTGGCCGTGTACGACACCGCGACCGGGACCCGGTTGGCCCACTTCGAGGTGGCCGCGGGGACCGCCGCCCGCTTCGTGAACGACCTCACCATCACCCCGGACGGCACCGCGTACCTGACGGACAGCATCCGGGGCGTGATCTACCGCGTGACCCCGCGGCAACTGGCAGCCGGCAGCGGCGTCCTGACCGAGGCCTACGACCTCACCCCGGCCCTGCGCCCCCGTCCGGCCGGCGCGTTCCGCCTCAACGGCATCACCTCCGACCGGGCGGGCCGCTACCTCCTCACCGTCGACATGACGGCGGGCGACCTCTACCGGGTCGACCTGCGGACCGGCGCCGTCCGCCGCGTCGCCCTCACCGGCGGGGACCTGAAGGCCGCCGACGGCCTCGACCTCGCCCCGGACGGCACCCTGCGCGTGGCGCACAACGTCACCAACACGCTGACCCGGTGGCAGCTCGGTGCGGACGGGACCCGCGCCGGGCTGACCCGTACGGTCACGGACCCGTCCCTACAGATCCCCACGACGCTCGCGCACGTCCCGGGACGCACCCTGGTGGTCCGCTCGCAGTTCGACAAGGGCGGCCCCATGAACCCCGGTACGGGCACCCCGACCACCTTCACGGTGGCTTCGGTGCGCGGCCTCTGA
- a CDS encoding PadR family transcriptional regulator encodes MTKEPPATGDQRRSQLLRGVLDLCLLSLIAERPRYGFEFAEALATGGLELVSDGSIYPLLARMERAGLISSYRAPSPSGGAPRKYYRLTDAGHAELGRGRADWLAFAGPVGRILTATTQSTGENTA; translated from the coding sequence ATGACAAAGGAGCCGCCGGCGACCGGTGACCAACGGCGCAGCCAGCTCCTGCGCGGAGTGCTCGACCTGTGCCTGCTGTCCCTGATCGCCGAACGGCCCAGGTACGGCTTCGAGTTCGCCGAGGCCCTCGCCACCGGCGGACTGGAGCTGGTCAGCGACGGCAGCATCTACCCGCTGCTCGCCAGGATGGAGCGGGCGGGGCTCATCTCCTCGTACCGCGCCCCGTCCCCGAGCGGCGGCGCCCCGCGCAAGTACTACCGGCTGACCGACGCGGGGCACGCCGAGCTCGGCCGCGGCCGGGCCGACTGGCTCGCCTTCGCCGGACCGGTGGGCCGGATCCTGACCGCCACCACGCAATCCACGGGGGAGAACACGGCATGA